In the genome of Primulina eburnea isolate SZY01 chromosome 13, ASM2296580v1, whole genome shotgun sequence, the window tttcaaacatTCTTTTAAACTATACTTCATTGGTAAAATTTATAAATCTTGCCCCTTAATGGCATAAAAAGTCAAATTCTAATAATtacgtttttttttattaaaatatatttttagtttCGGTTTAAATGGAAAATGAATGAGAGTTCCGAACCGGAAACCAAACTGCCATGTTCAGTTTCGGCTTGAAACCAATTACTCAACTTCGAGAACCATTGGTGTCGACTTTTTGTGGTTTCTATCTACACCTATTAAGTGATATGTACGAATGAGTTATCGCTAGTGTGTTACATGTACAAACGATGTGtgcatatatattaatttttttatatataagttTAATTATATTGATATAAATTTCTGTAATATTGTTTTTGAGTTTTGATTAGATGAGtagatcttttgtgagacggtctcatgaatttttatctgtaagaTAAGTCAactataccgatattcacaataaaaggtaataaatactcttagtataaaaagtaatatttttttatggataatccaaataagagatccgtcttgtaaaatacgacccgtgagaacGTCTCACACACATTTTTGTTTGATTAGAttactatatttttttttttggttgaataaaataattaaaaacttagCCACTATAGGTTGGGACCAATTCCACGTGCACATTCGTTAAAACATTTCAAACACAATTAAATATTCACAACAATTATTGTGAAATAatagatgaaaaaatattatttttaattttacaaAAATTATTGTCTTTTAGATATATATCGGATCGTTCAGTCTTATAGAActattcataaatatttgattaGAAATCAGATTCAATTTTATAACCTCCATTGGGTTGGTAAGAAGAATTGTTCCATTCCAAAACCAGAACCATtccaatatttaaaataaataaacaaattacAACATAGGtaactcattattttgaccaagttttgattttattattaCTCGACACAATtacataattttttaatatattgccATGTTATAATAGCAGAATAAGATCTAAGACCACCtactaaaaaagaaataaaaataactataAGAAATAAACTAATTATATTCAATTTAATTATCTAGAAAACACGGGCTCTTCAGAAATTGTATCCAACAATGGCTTCCTCGACCTACACGAAGCCACCCTATACTTATAATCCGGTACCACGCCATCTAAACTCAATCTCAGCCGTCCACTTTCGCCACCATCATCAGCCGCAGCTTCCTCGACCGCTTCAGGCGATATCCTGCCGCCGTTCCCACCGGTTATCCTCTTCGGCGCCGAGCTCCCCGCCATCAAGAAAACCGCAACATCCGCCGCCGTGACCACCGAATTCGCTCTCCTTATTGGAAACATAACGTAAAGATTACCAAACTCCAAGTCCTCATCTGCCGATAATGGAGAAAATCGCCTTCCGAGGCTCAACGACTTGGCATTCACCACGAAGAAGCCAGGAGACTCCAGCATCAGCTCCGCCGCCTTGACCGCATCCTGAAACTGCCGTATTTCGCCTCCCGGGAGGATAACCCTCGCGGCCTTGTGAGTCCCGAGTTTTGGAGACAAAAACGTGCAAGACATGTAGTTACCCATCCTGTTTTTGAATCTTTTATCCCAATGAAACTACCAATGATTAAAGAAGCTTGGACTTGGGCAAgtttacacacacacatatatatagagagagacGGTTTCAGACATGTGAGTTGagtaaatataataatttggTCATATTTGGCTGGTACACGGGCCCAAATTTACACGTTAATAGCAAACGAGAAACTTCGTATGACTGAAAAGGACAGCCCGCGGGGGTGTTTGACGAGCCTACGCGCCTAAGTGGCTAAATGCATGGAAGCTGCGAAAGGTCCTTATAACCGCGGTTTTTTCAAAGTCCTCGTATAAGCTCCACGCATGCTCCGATAAGGAGTCATACCAAATACAGCAGTCTGGAGTAAACcgaattaatttattattcatccaattaatttgaaaatcgcttttaattttaaaaaaatcgattGAATCAGTTTGGTTTTGACTTCTGAATTTTAAAAATCGGTTAATTGATTTAATCGATAtcttttaaatgatatttattatgtGGACCTGTTCATAATTTGTGGGCTATGTTTTCCTTGCATCTCTCATTCTTTAAACTTAGCCTAAAGTAGACATTTTcaacttaaaagttaaatacTTTATAATGTtcatcaaaattaaaaaaaatttatccgCTTCTACGACCATTTTTCACCCACAAACAAAATTTGAAGTTTTTAGATACCAAGCTTTAAAGAATACTTTTTAAGTTTTTAATTAGCTACTTtataaaacaatatattttGGATTACATTTTAAAGAAATCATCCTGATTTTTTAAGAATAAAGTtactttttcttttaaaaaaatcaatttattaGATCGATTTTATCACTACGTAAAAATTCAGTTCAGTTtcgattataaaaaaaataaaatcaattcgTGCAATTATTGAAAATTCGGTTTGGTAGATTTAAACGAAAGATTCAAAAAATAGAACTCTGTATATCGACTCATAAGCTCctgaaaaattaaatttgatgggAAAAAAATCAAGCTTACAAGCTCAAAGCTCAATATACAGAGTTTAAGCAGTGCCTTGAACCATCCCAATTGATGTTTAAAATCAGAGTCCATTCAATCTAAAACCTTAAATTCTAGAAAACGGTTATTACACGACATCACCAAATTTCAAAATATCATGCTTTTTGACTTATGAATAATTTTGTGCAAAAACatatgattttgatgttaataaGAAATCAGCATCCATCCGCTTACTATTCGCTGCTAAAGTATTGTCGAAGTCatgatacaaaaaaaaaaaacaaaagtgagTCAAGAACCGACACGCCTCGGTTCTAAACTTTCTAATTTCTTTGTATAACACGCCCATTGTAATCACTCTCACGCATTTTCATTAATCACATCATTTTAAGTATTGTACGGAATCACGCAAATCATATAACTTACTGGTAACGCGATACAACAAAATCCTACATTATTTGGAAATTAAGTTTAATCTAGTGATGGAGGGTCGTCATGTTGGCCATTGTCTTCAAATTAAATGGCCTGATTCGGGAACGATTTCCGCCCCACAAGGCCTTAGATATGAGCTTGTAAGTGTGCTCTGATGGATGaaagaaatcccaaaacagGTACTCGTTTGGATTCTTGCATACCGTGTAACCTTCCTTACCACATTGCACTTCACCTCCAAGAACTCCATAACCACAACATGCACCCGTTGTGTTTGTGAAACCTGCGTAGCCAAAAGTTTGATCGTTTTCTCGATGATGTCAAATGTTTATAGTCGTACTATATATTATATTCAAGTACTAAAACATCTTGAAAGTTGAAATGGCTTGATTATGTCAAATATGTGGTGTCAAAGATAACTTCAATTTCTATATTTCTTTAGGAATATTCAATCCTGATTAAGATAATTTACCAGTACATTAATGAACTGAAGAGCCAGAATGGGGCAAGAACATACCGTAACGTTCAGGATTTGCCCGAAAAATCTGGACAGTTTTATAAACAGCTCCATAAACCCCAACTGCATCGGGGTACTTGGCCTGTATGCCATTCACCAACTTTTCCAACCccatgttaaatttttttaccattttattcatttttccGTAGCATTTTGTTACCGGTGCACCAGGCAGAAGTGCCCTAGCGGGGACACAGCCTACCGGGCCCAAAGCAAACAATGCAAACCGACGAGCTCCAAGTTTGTAAATCGAATCCAAAAAGCTTTCCACTTGAACCAGCATGGATTGCACATAATCATCTGGGGTGAGTGTTGGGGTGTAGAATGGTAAGAAGAAGTTGAAGATGTCATTGGAGCCGGATTCGATAAAGAACATGGAGTTTTTTACTAGGTTAGTGTCTATGTGATTTTGCTCTGCCATAGTTTGGAATTGTTGAAGTTGAACTTGGATTGGTGTCACTCCCTAGCAACCATGCACAATGCCGATTATTAATTACTAAAGATTAACGTTATAACTTACGATAATACGAAACTTCGAAAAGTAGTTGAATAGAATTAAATCATAGCTAAAAAGGCAACTGCTACGCATTGGTACAAAGAAATTAGGTCAACATTGTTTTTCTCGAAACAGAGGTATATTAAGCGACAAAGGACATGAATGAATGCGGCGATGCATATTCAATCGGTGCCGCACGCCATAATTAATGGTAATTCAATACAACCCCATTACTCATGATATTTTAACATATCTCAATGAACTTCCGAAATTATATAGTGGGATGTAGCATTATGGTTCCCACGTACGTGTGCTGtgataattattaatttaaacatgcaaataattgagACAATTATCAAATAGAACAACGTTAATTAATCTTGTGGTACCGAATCATTATTTGTTGCTTGTAAAACTCCGCTTCCAGCACTAGCAAAGTTAACTCCATTTGatggatatttattttgagTTCCATTCACAATCTCACTCTGCGCCTCCATGAAGGGTTTTTGCAAAGGAATGCCTATAAATTCAGCTGCAAATCCACCAATAAATTAGGCCCATCTAAATATAGGTGAAAAGCTAG includes:
- the LOC140810529 gene encoding uncharacterized protein; its protein translation is MGNYMSCTFLSPKLGTHKAARVILPGGEIRQFQDAVKAAELMLESPGFFVVNAKSLSLGRRFSPLSADEDLEFGNLYVMFPIRRANSVVTAADVAVFLMAGSSAPKRITGGNGGRISPEAVEEAAADDGGESGRLRLSLDGVVPDYKYRVASCRSRKPLLDTISEEPVFSR
- the LOC140809789 gene encoding GDSL esterase/lipase 6, whose amino-acid sequence is MERNLIASLLIISWILIACGVSVAGSTVPAIFIFGDSLFDAGNNHYNRNCTAQADFPPYGSNFFHRPTGRFTNGRTVSDFISEFIGIPLQKPFMEAQSEIVNGTQNKYPSNGVNFASAGSGVLQATNNDSGVTPIQVQLQQFQTMAEQNHIDTNLVKNSMFFIESGSNDIFNFFLPFYTPTLTPDDYVQSMLVQVESFLDSIYKLGARRFALFALGPVGCVPARALLPGAPVTKCYGKMNKMVKKFNMGLEKLVNGIQAKYPDAVGVYGAVYKTVQIFRANPERYGFTNTTGACCGYGVLGGEVQCGKEGYTVCKNPNEYLFWDFFHPSEHTYKLISKALWGGNRSRIRPFNLKTMANMTTLHH